In Agarivorans gilvus, one genomic interval encodes:
- the potH gene encoding putrescine ABC transporter permease PotH: MTTQAKHKFKQRLARLIPSGRCAILSLPYFWLFLFFLMPFFIVFKISFSEAMIAIPPYSQLVTMVDEQVQILLNLGNYAYLISDDLYISSYLESVRIASISTLLCLIIGFPMAWAIVHSSPANRNILLMLIILPSWTSFLIRVYAWIGILKNNGFLNNILLYLGLIDEPLQILHTDTAVYIGIVYTYLPFMILPLYTALMRVDYSLVEAARDLGASTATVLFKVLLPLTKAGVIAGSMLVFIPAVGEFVIPELLGGPDSILIGKILWQEFFNNRDWPVAAAVASVMLLLLMVPILLFYRYQKRELEAA, encoded by the coding sequence ATGACAACTCAAGCAAAGCATAAGTTTAAGCAGCGCTTGGCGCGGCTTATTCCCAGCGGGCGCTGCGCGATATTATCGCTGCCCTATTTTTGGTTATTTTTATTTTTCTTAATGCCGTTTTTCATCGTTTTCAAGATTAGTTTCTCTGAAGCGATGATCGCCATTCCACCCTATAGCCAATTGGTTACCATGGTGGATGAGCAGGTGCAAATTCTGCTAAATCTAGGCAACTACGCTTATCTGATTAGTGATGATCTCTACATCAGCTCCTACTTAGAGTCGGTACGGATCGCGTCGATTTCCACCCTGCTGTGCTTGATCATTGGTTTTCCGATGGCTTGGGCGATTGTGCACTCTAGCCCGGCCAACCGTAATATTCTGCTGATGCTAATTATTTTGCCTTCTTGGACCAGCTTTCTGATCCGCGTTTATGCATGGATAGGCATTCTGAAAAACAATGGTTTTCTCAATAACATCCTGCTTTACCTAGGCCTCATCGACGAGCCATTACAAATTTTGCACACCGATACAGCGGTATACATTGGCATTGTATACACCTACTTGCCCTTCATGATATTGCCACTGTACACCGCACTAATGCGAGTCGATTATTCTTTAGTTGAAGCGGCGCGAGACCTCGGTGCATCCACCGCCACCGTACTGTTTAAGGTGCTATTGCCACTAACTAAGGCAGGGGTTATCGCCGGTTCGATGTTGGTATTTATTCCAGCTGTGGGTGAATTTGTTATTCCTGAATTACTTGGTGGCCCAGACTCGATCCTTATCGGTAAGATCCTCTGGCAAGAATTCTTCAATAACCGAGACTGGCCAGTGGCCGCCGCCGTTGCATCGGTGATGTTATTACTATTAATGGTACCGATATTGTTGTTCTATCGTTATCAAAAACGTGAGTTGGAGGCGGCTTAA
- the potG gene encoding putrescine ABC transporter ATP-binding subunit PotG, translated as MAAVSHIQKLPVDGETAPEPLLQIENISKDYDGAIAVDNVSLTINKGEIFALLGASGCGKSTLLRMLAGFEKPSAGKIILDKQELIGVPPHQRPVNMMFQSYALFPHMTVEQNIAFGLKQDKLPKDEIGDTVARMLELVRMKDYARRKPHQLSGGQRQRVALARSLAKRPKLLLLDEPMGALDKNLRGQMQLEVVDILEKVGVTCVMVTHDQEEAMTMASRIAIMNRGQFVQVGEPEEIYEYPNSRFSAEFIGSVNVFEGVVSDNDNDSATIDCPDLGYPISLNHGVSAAPGVPFMVAVRPEKMSIFKTLKGRNNNVCQGKVEDIAYLGEQSIYYVRLASGKRVTVAMPNSSRHRNNMPTWEDQVYLCWQADSCVVLKI; from the coding sequence ATGGCTGCGGTGTCACACATACAAAAGCTTCCGGTAGACGGTGAAACGGCTCCAGAGCCTTTGTTACAGATTGAAAATATTAGTAAAGATTACGATGGAGCCATCGCGGTAGATAACGTAAGCCTAACCATTAACAAAGGCGAAATATTTGCCCTGTTAGGCGCATCGGGTTGTGGTAAATCCACCCTATTACGCATGTTAGCCGGCTTTGAAAAGCCTAGCGCGGGTAAAATCATTCTTGATAAGCAGGAATTAATTGGTGTTCCGCCACATCAGCGCCCAGTTAATATGATGTTCCAATCTTATGCTTTATTCCCACATATGACGGTGGAGCAAAACATCGCCTTTGGTTTGAAGCAAGATAAGCTCCCCAAAGACGAGATTGGCGACACAGTGGCGCGCATGCTAGAGCTAGTGCGCATGAAAGACTACGCCCGCCGCAAGCCTCATCAACTTTCTGGTGGGCAACGCCAGCGGGTAGCCTTGGCACGTAGCCTCGCCAAACGCCCCAAACTGTTGCTACTAGACGAACCGATGGGCGCACTAGATAAAAATCTTCGTGGGCAAATGCAGCTAGAAGTGGTCGACATTCTGGAAAAAGTGGGCGTAACCTGTGTAATGGTAACCCACGACCAAGAAGAAGCTATGACCATGGCCAGCCGTATCGCCATTATGAACCGTGGCCAATTCGTGCAAGTGGGCGAACCGGAAGAGATTTACGAATACCCCAACTCGCGTTTCAGTGCCGAGTTTATTGGTTCGGTAAACGTTTTTGAAGGAGTCGTGAGCGATAACGACAACGACAGCGCGACCATCGACTGTCCAGACTTGGGTTATCCTATCAGCCTCAATCATGGTGTTTCAGCCGCTCCTGGCGTGCCCTTCATGGTGGCAGTTCGTCCGGAAAAAATGAGCATCTTTAAAACCTTAAAAGGCCGCAATAACAACGTCTGTCAGGGTAAGGTAGAAGATATCGCCTACTTGGGTGAACAATCTATCTATTACGTGCGATTGGCCAGTGGCAAACGGGTAACCGTAGCCATGCCGAACAGCAGCCGCCATCGCAATAATATGCCTACCTGGGAAGATCAAGTTTATCTATGCTGGCAAGCCGATAGCTGCGTGGTACTGAAGATATGA
- a CDS encoding extracellular solute-binding protein produces MKNASLKLTLASLLTASAMNLQAAEEKVLNVYNWSDYIAEDTIAQFEAETGIKVVYDVFDSNEVLEAKILSGSTGFDIVVPTSDFLARQVQAGAFMKLDKTKLTNYSNLDAKIMAMLDETADPGNQYAVPYLWGTTGLGYNANKVKEVLGEDAPLNSWDLVFKPENMEKLQQCGVAFLNAPTEIFSAALHYLGKDPNSTDVNDYKDDGEAYKLLKAVRPYITYFHSSQYINDLANGDICVAVGWSGDVLQASDRAAEADNGVEVEYVIPQEGALAWFDLMAIPADAPHKDNAHKFINFLLQPKVISEVSNYVWYANPTPASKEFIDPEIINHPGIYPSDETLAKLYGAKLMQAKVSRTLTRSWTKFLQN; encoded by the coding sequence ATGAAAAACGCTAGCCTGAAGCTAACCCTAGCTTCCCTGTTAACTGCCAGCGCGATGAATCTGCAGGCAGCAGAAGAAAAAGTACTGAACGTATACAACTGGTCAGATTATATTGCCGAAGATACCATCGCTCAATTTGAAGCGGAAACCGGTATTAAAGTGGTTTACGACGTATTTGACTCAAACGAAGTACTCGAAGCTAAAATTTTATCAGGTTCAACTGGCTTTGATATTGTTGTCCCCACTTCAGACTTTCTAGCTCGCCAAGTTCAAGCCGGCGCGTTTATGAAATTAGACAAAACAAAACTCACCAATTACAGCAATTTAGATGCTAAAATCATGGCCATGCTTGACGAAACTGCCGATCCTGGAAATCAGTACGCAGTGCCTTATTTATGGGGAACCACTGGCTTAGGTTATAACGCAAATAAAGTTAAAGAAGTATTAGGCGAAGATGCCCCTCTCAACAGCTGGGATTTGGTGTTTAAACCAGAAAATATGGAAAAACTCCAACAGTGTGGCGTGGCCTTCTTAAATGCACCAACCGAAATATTTTCTGCGGCTCTGCACTATTTGGGTAAAGATCCCAACAGTACCGATGTCAACGATTATAAAGACGATGGCGAAGCCTATAAACTGCTAAAAGCTGTGCGACCTTACATCACCTACTTCCACTCCTCTCAGTACATCAACGACCTCGCCAATGGCGATATTTGTGTTGCTGTAGGTTGGTCGGGTGACGTATTACAGGCCTCTGACCGCGCCGCCGAAGCTGATAACGGTGTTGAAGTAGAATACGTGATACCTCAAGAGGGTGCTTTGGCGTGGTTTGACTTAATGGCCATTCCTGCTGATGCTCCACATAAAGACAACGCCCATAAATTCATTAACTTCTTATTGCAGCCTAAGGTAATTTCAGAAGTCTCTAACTATGTGTGGTATGCCAACCCAACTCCCGCATCAAAAGAGTTTATCGACCCTGAAATTATTAACCACCCTGGTATTTACCCTAGCGACGAGACACTAGCGAAGCTATATGGCGCTAAGCTGATGCAAGCTAAGGTGTCTAGAACACTGACTCGTTCTTGGACGAAGTTTCTTCAAAACTAA
- a CDS encoding aspartate aminotransferase family protein, whose protein sequence is MSTTLTIQQQDSAHCLHPFTNFKELNAKGARVIERGEGVFVYDSEGNKLLDAMAGLWCVNLGYGRQELVDAAAKQMQQLPYYNLFFQTTHTPAVELSTLLAELTPEGLNHAFFTGSGSECNDTVVRMVRHYWASKGQPQKLEIISRKNAYHGSTMAGASLGGMAFMHQQGGLPIPNICHIDQPYWFEEGQGQDPQEFGLERARQLEQKILELGEDKVAAFIAEPIQGAGGVIIPPDSYWPEIQRICDKYDILLVVDEVICGFGRTGEWFASQTFNIKPDLLCLAKGITSGYLPLGAVMVSDEVAKVITDANSEFAHGFTYSGHPAACAVAIENIRIMQQENIVSRVRDEVAPYLAQRWQELAEHPLVGEARSKGMVAALELVADKQTKQRFAKEVNAGEVCRDICINNGLIMRACGQTMIISPPLVITKQQVDQLVTLAKQSLDDTLQALS, encoded by the coding sequence ATGAGCACAACATTGACGATACAACAACAGGACAGCGCCCATTGCTTACATCCCTTTACTAACTTTAAGGAGTTAAATGCTAAAGGAGCACGAGTGATAGAACGAGGCGAAGGTGTTTTTGTATACGACAGTGAGGGCAATAAGTTGCTCGATGCCATGGCTGGTTTATGGTGCGTAAACTTAGGCTATGGCCGTCAGGAGCTAGTGGACGCGGCCGCTAAACAAATGCAACAACTTCCTTATTACAACCTGTTTTTTCAAACCACTCACACACCCGCCGTGGAATTATCCACTCTCTTAGCCGAATTAACCCCAGAAGGTTTAAACCATGCCTTCTTTACCGGCTCGGGTTCTGAGTGTAACGACACCGTAGTGCGCATGGTTCGCCATTACTGGGCCAGCAAAGGCCAACCACAAAAGCTGGAAATCATTAGCCGTAAAAATGCCTATCACGGCAGCACCATGGCTGGGGCCAGCTTAGGTGGCATGGCCTTTATGCATCAGCAAGGCGGTTTACCCATCCCCAATATTTGTCATATTGATCAACCCTACTGGTTTGAAGAAGGCCAAGGTCAAGATCCTCAAGAATTTGGCTTAGAACGCGCTCGTCAGTTAGAACAGAAAATATTGGAATTGGGCGAAGATAAGGTAGCGGCCTTTATTGCCGAGCCGATTCAAGGCGCCGGTGGAGTCATTATTCCACCCGACAGTTACTGGCCAGAAATTCAACGGATCTGCGATAAGTACGATATTTTGTTGGTAGTAGACGAAGTGATCTGCGGTTTCGGCCGTACCGGTGAATGGTTTGCTAGTCAAACCTTCAACATCAAACCCGATCTACTGTGTTTAGCCAAGGGCATTACCTCTGGTTACCTGCCTCTTGGTGCGGTGATGGTGTCTGATGAAGTGGCTAAAGTGATTACCGATGCCAATAGTGAGTTTGCCCACGGCTTCACCTATTCCGGTCACCCCGCCGCCTGTGCGGTAGCCATCGAAAATATTCGCATCATGCAACAGGAAAACATCGTTAGCCGAGTGCGTGATGAAGTTGCGCCTTATTTAGCTCAACGCTGGCAGGAGTTGGCCGAGCATCCGCTAGTGGGTGAAGCCCGCTCTAAAGGTATGGTTGCAGCTTTAGAATTAGTGGCCGATAAGCAAACTAAGCAACGCTTTGCCAAAGAAGTTAACGCTGGCGAAGTTTGCCGTGATATATGTATAAACAATGGCTTAATCATGCGCGCCTGTGGCCAAACCATGATTATTTCACCACCATTAGTAATTACAAAACAACAAGTAGACCAGTTAGTTACACTGGCAAAACAAAGTTTGGATGACACTCTGCAGGCATTGAGTTAA
- a CDS encoding glutamine synthetase family protein: MENVRKWFTENHITEVECLIPDITGNARGKIIPANKYLKEGGMRLPESIFYQTVTGEWPDEGEEHFDWTEKDMNLEPDTESVRFVPWAKEPTAQLIHDCYDREGNLVDIAPRSVLKRVLALYEKEGWKPIVAPELEFFLVKKNLDWDYPLEPPIGRNGRPETARQSFSIDAVNEFDPVFEDMYDYCDAQQLEVDTLVHESGAAQMEINFDHGEPTLLCDQVFLFKRTMREAALQHDIYATFMAKPMEDEPGSAMHIHQSLEDSEGNNLFSNADGSNSQQFLSYIAGLQKYTPASIAFYAPNVNSYRRLMFGESAPINLQWGVDNRTVGLRIPHCDARNRRVENRFAGADANPYLAMALTLACGYLGMKQQLQPSAQETGDVSEDRYILPGTLEEALAELEQSAELKEILGERFVNCYVAVKRKEYQTYFKVISSWEREFLLLNV; the protein is encoded by the coding sequence ATGGAAAACGTCAGGAAATGGTTTACGGAGAACCACATAACCGAAGTTGAGTGTTTGATTCCCGATATTACAGGTAACGCTCGCGGTAAAATTATCCCGGCAAACAAATATCTCAAGGAAGGTGGCATGCGCCTTCCCGAATCGATTTTCTACCAAACGGTGACGGGTGAATGGCCAGACGAAGGCGAAGAACACTTCGACTGGACTGAAAAGGACATGAACCTTGAACCCGACACAGAAAGTGTCCGCTTCGTTCCCTGGGCTAAAGAGCCTACTGCCCAACTTATTCACGATTGCTACGACCGCGAAGGAAATCTGGTCGACATTGCGCCTCGCTCAGTATTAAAACGCGTTTTAGCCTTGTATGAAAAAGAAGGCTGGAAACCCATAGTGGCACCAGAGTTAGAGTTTTTCTTGGTCAAGAAAAACCTCGATTGGGATTACCCACTGGAACCGCCAATAGGCCGAAATGGTCGCCCCGAAACCGCCCGCCAATCTTTCAGTATCGACGCCGTTAACGAATTTGACCCAGTCTTCGAAGATATGTACGACTACTGTGATGCTCAGCAACTAGAAGTCGATACGCTGGTGCATGAATCAGGTGCGGCGCAAATGGAAATCAACTTCGACCACGGCGAACCGACTCTACTTTGCGATCAAGTCTTCTTATTTAAACGCACCATGCGTGAAGCGGCCTTGCAGCACGATATTTATGCCACCTTCATGGCCAAACCGATGGAAGATGAGCCGGGCAGCGCCATGCACATCCATCAAAGCTTAGAAGACTCAGAGGGCAATAACCTGTTCTCCAATGCAGATGGCAGCAATAGCCAACAGTTTTTAAGCTACATTGCCGGCTTGCAGAAATACACCCCAGCCAGCATTGCCTTCTACGCACCGAACGTGAACAGTTACCGTCGTTTAATGTTTGGTGAATCTGCCCCCATCAATTTGCAATGGGGCGTGGACAACCGCACCGTTGGGCTACGTATTCCACATTGTGATGCGCGCAACCGTCGCGTAGAAAACCGCTTTGCCGGCGCCGATGCCAATCCTTATTTAGCCATGGCGCTCACTCTAGCCTGTGGTTACCTTGGTATGAAACAACAGTTGCAACCTTCTGCCCAAGAAACCGGTGATGTGAGTGAAGACCGTTACATTCTGCCAGGCACCCTAGAAGAAGCGCTAGCCGAGTTAGAGCAGAGCGCAGAGCTAAAAGAGATCCTCGGCGAGCGTTTCGTAAACTGCTACGTCGCAGTAAAACGCAAAGAATATCAAACCTATTTCAAAGTGATCAGTTCATGGGAACGTGAGTTTTTATTACTTAACGTTTAG
- a CDS encoding glutamine synthetase family protein yields the protein MLKHQPQIEPVSLLQQVEDFLALHPQLESVDLMLSDMNGVIRGKRIEAASLTKIVKEGMCLPASVFALDICGETVEETGLGFEQGDGDRICHILPHSLSLIPWKKNAGQALVTMHEVNGEPFFADPRQLLSKKLAGLHQQGLFPCVAIEWEFYLLDARSENREPKAPLLPKSQQRMQQTQVYSLDELDEFAEFIRDIQEYCHTQNIPSDNVIAEYAPGQFEVTLQHQTDPLLACDQAILLKRAIKAVAKQHGYVATFMAKPYAEHSGNGCHVHISMLDQHGKNRFSNDQQLLEFALAGLLDTMPQAIALLAPNANSYRRFQPDMFVPLQANWGWDNRTVALRIPSGSKANRRIEHRVSGADCNPYIVMAALFAGIEYGISQQLVCPPPIAGDASKVPAPALPSSWEQALETFSQSTLWSLLGDDFSHVYYANKLNELQRFEAQVTPLEQQWYQQMV from the coding sequence ATGTTGAAACACCAGCCTCAAATTGAGCCAGTCAGTTTACTGCAACAAGTCGAAGATTTTCTAGCGCTTCATCCGCAGCTAGAGAGTGTGGATTTGATGCTTTCTGATATGAATGGGGTGATTAGGGGCAAACGTATTGAAGCTGCGTCCCTCACCAAGATAGTTAAAGAAGGCATGTGTTTACCAGCATCGGTATTTGCTTTAGATATTTGCGGCGAGACCGTAGAAGAAACTGGGCTTGGCTTTGAGCAGGGCGATGGCGATAGGATTTGCCACATATTGCCTCACAGCTTGAGTTTGATTCCGTGGAAGAAGAATGCCGGACAAGCCTTAGTGACTATGCATGAAGTGAATGGCGAGCCATTTTTTGCAGATCCTCGGCAATTGCTGAGCAAAAAGCTAGCGGGTTTACACCAACAAGGTTTATTCCCCTGTGTGGCTATTGAGTGGGAATTTTACCTATTAGATGCGCGTAGCGAAAACCGCGAACCTAAAGCGCCCTTATTACCCAAATCACAACAACGCATGCAGCAAACGCAGGTCTATTCATTAGATGAGCTAGACGAATTTGCCGAGTTTATTCGAGATATTCAAGAATATTGCCATACCCAGAATATTCCCAGCGATAACGTTATTGCAGAATATGCACCGGGCCAATTTGAAGTCACCTTGCAGCATCAAACGGATCCGCTGTTGGCCTGTGACCAAGCGATATTGTTAAAACGTGCCATTAAGGCGGTGGCCAAACAGCATGGTTATGTGGCGACCTTTATGGCTAAGCCCTATGCCGAGCATTCTGGCAATGGCTGTCATGTGCACATTAGTATGCTGGATCAGCACGGCAAAAACCGTTTCTCTAATGACCAGCAGTTACTTGAGTTCGCCTTAGCTGGCTTGTTAGACACCATGCCACAGGCGATAGCCTTGCTGGCGCCTAATGCCAATTCTTATCGTCGTTTTCAGCCTGATATGTTTGTGCCGCTGCAAGCCAACTGGGGCTGGGATAACCGCACCGTAGCGCTACGTATTCCGTCGGGCAGTAAAGCCAATCGACGTATTGAGCACCGCGTATCGGGTGCAGACTGTAACCCATATATTGTCATGGCGGCCTTATTTGCTGGCATTGAGTATGGCATTAGCCAGCAATTAGTTTGCCCACCACCGATCGCCGGTGATGCCAGTAAGGTGCCTGCTCCAGCCTTACCTAGTTCTTGGGAACAAGCCTTGGAGACGTTCTCTCAATCTACCCTGTGGTCGCTATTGGGGGATGACTTTAGCCATGTTTATTACGCCAATAAACTGAATGAGCTGCAGCGCTTTGAGGCGCAGGTCACACCTTTAGAGCAACAGTGGTATCAGCAAATGGTATAG
- a CDS encoding NAD(P)/FAD-dependent oxidoreductase gives MKEQHANSYYAASANLKLDYPQLQGEQQADVCVVGAGITGATTALELAEKGYKVILLEAERVGWGASGRSGGQAIFGWAAEQSTLEKLMGKEDAKIMWDLSVESLAVTKENIKKHNIDCDWQDGQMHVAVKERQVKELNFWHRQLRDDYGYEHLEYWDRDKLSSQLHSPRYLGGMFDPNSGHLHPLNYTLGLVKAAELAGVEIYEESKVTKLTHGNKVTLETAQGKVTCSHVVLACNAYMQGLNSKLESKVMPVGTYICATKPLGEERARELIGNNMAVCDINFVLDYYRCSADHRMLFGGRVSYSGIEPRNLAATMKQRMDWVFPQLADEQVEFAWGGNVGITINRAPHFGRIAPNVYFAQGFSGHGIAATGLAGRMMAESISATSERFDIFEKIPHMPFPGGRLFRTPALVLAMTYYRIRDLL, from the coding sequence ATGAAAGAGCAACACGCAAATTCATATTACGCGGCCAGTGCTAACTTAAAGTTAGACTATCCGCAGTTGCAAGGAGAGCAGCAAGCAGATGTTTGTGTGGTTGGTGCGGGGATTACCGGAGCTACCACCGCCTTAGAATTAGCTGAAAAAGGCTATAAGGTGATTCTGCTAGAGGCCGAGCGCGTTGGTTGGGGGGCGTCGGGACGCAGTGGCGGTCAGGCTATTTTTGGCTGGGCGGCAGAGCAGTCCACCCTGGAAAAGCTAATGGGTAAAGAAGATGCCAAAATCATGTGGGATCTGTCGGTAGAGTCTTTAGCCGTTACCAAAGAAAACATCAAAAAACACAATATTGATTGTGATTGGCAAGATGGCCAAATGCATGTGGCGGTGAAGGAGCGGCAGGTAAAAGAGCTGAACTTCTGGCACCGACAGTTACGCGATGATTATGGCTATGAGCATTTGGAATACTGGGATCGCGATAAACTCAGCAGCCAACTTCACAGTCCTCGTTATCTTGGTGGTATGTTCGACCCAAATAGTGGCCACCTACACCCGCTAAATTACACCCTCGGCTTGGTTAAAGCCGCCGAGTTGGCCGGCGTGGAGATTTACGAAGAAAGTAAAGTCACCAAGTTGACTCACGGTAATAAAGTGACCCTAGAAACCGCGCAAGGCAAGGTGACTTGTTCGCATGTGGTATTGGCCTGTAACGCCTACATGCAAGGCTTAAATAGCAAACTTGAAAGTAAAGTGATGCCTGTGGGCACCTACATTTGTGCCACTAAACCTCTGGGCGAAGAGCGCGCTCGTGAGTTGATTGGTAATAACATGGCGGTGTGTGACATTAACTTTGTACTGGATTATTACCGCTGCTCTGCCGATCATCGCATGCTCTTTGGTGGTCGAGTGAGTTACTCGGGTATTGAACCGAGAAACCTTGCCGCGACCATGAAACAGCGTATGGATTGGGTATTCCCGCAGTTAGCCGATGAACAAGTGGAGTTTGCTTGGGGCGGTAATGTAGGTATTACCATTAATCGCGCGCCGCATTTTGGGCGGATTGCGCCTAACGTGTATTTTGCACAAGGCTTCTCGGGCCATGGTATTGCCGCTACTGGTTTGGCTGGGCGTATGATGGCCGAATCTATTAGTGCGACCTCGGAGCGCTTTGATATCTTTGAGAAGATCCCGCATATGCCATTCCCAGGAGGACGTCTATTCCGTACTCCGGCCTTGGTCTTGGCAATGACCTACTACCGAATTAGAGATTTACTCTAG
- a CDS encoding aldo/keto reductase: MAESPINHFFPQASRLVYGCMGLGGSWDASELESHHLAQAHAVVDAALEIGINYFDHADIYTLGKAEQVFGRVLAERPELRQQIILQSKCAIRFADEQWCGRYDWSADYIRESVEGSLRRLQTDSLDVLLLHRPDPLAEMDEVAEVLMSLKNSGKVQHFGVSNMSGAQCAYLQSALGMPLVANQLEMSLAKLDWLDHNIAVNDEQVKGHSFTAGTLEYCAMNKLQVQAWGSLAKGLFSGADLGQATEAQRATSNLVRQYAEQLNSSPEAVVLAFLLRHPAGIQPVIGSVNIDRIRACADACKLSLSREQWYQLYVSSRGRALP, translated from the coding sequence ATGGCTGAATCGCCAATTAATCATTTTTTTCCACAAGCAAGCCGTTTAGTTTATGGTTGCATGGGCCTCGGTGGTTCATGGGACGCTAGCGAGCTAGAATCTCATCATTTGGCCCAAGCCCACGCGGTGGTTGATGCTGCGTTAGAGATAGGCATTAACTATTTTGACCACGCCGACATCTACACCCTTGGCAAGGCTGAACAAGTATTTGGCCGAGTATTGGCCGAGCGCCCTGAATTACGCCAACAAATTATTTTGCAAAGCAAATGTGCCATCCGTTTTGCCGATGAACAATGGTGTGGCCGTTATGATTGGTCGGCTGATTACATTCGTGAAAGCGTAGAAGGCTCATTGCGTCGCCTACAAACCGATAGCCTAGACGTATTATTATTGCACCGCCCCGACCCTTTAGCTGAAATGGACGAAGTCGCTGAAGTGTTAATGTCGCTTAAAAATAGTGGCAAGGTACAGCACTTTGGGGTGTCCAATATGAGTGGGGCGCAATGTGCTTACTTGCAATCAGCGCTGGGCATGCCGTTGGTGGCCAATCAGTTAGAGATGAGCTTGGCTAAGTTAGATTGGCTAGATCACAATATTGCGGTAAACGATGAGCAAGTGAAAGGCCATAGTTTTACTGCCGGTACGCTTGAATACTGTGCCATGAATAAGCTGCAAGTGCAGGCTTGGGGAAGTTTGGCCAAGGGCTTATTTAGTGGTGCGGATTTGGGTCAGGCAACTGAGGCTCAGCGCGCTACCTCCAACTTGGTTCGCCAATATGCCGAGCAGTTAAACAGCTCGCCAGAAGCGGTGGTGCTCGCCTTCTTGTTGCGCCATCCTGCGGGGATCCAGCCAGTTATTGGTAGCGTTAATATCGATAGGATCCGCGCCTGCGCCGATGCCTGCAAGCTAAGCTTAAGTCGTGAGCAATGGTATCAGTTGTACGTGAGCTCTCGTGGTAGAGCCTTGCCCTAG
- a CDS encoding MATE family efflux transporter yields MVLGALANIALDYLFIVQWNWDLKGAAYATLAAQALVFTLALAYFGSARSQLKLVNREFRFTPRYFYRIANLGLSSFFTTLYTAFITVIHNYLFLKFGSVTETGAYAIVLYISVVYYFIAEGFANGMQPLISYNYGAKRYDNVLKVLRLGFSIIIGSGIVCVVLLNSFSELSVAVFNNNDPALLDATVLGIRLHLWAMPLDGLIFTGAVVFQSLNQASRANVISVGNMLIQLPFMLLLPLMWGISGIWLVMPVSTVVLSVLVGYWLIKLRQQLRSN; encoded by the coding sequence ATGGTGCTTGGCGCACTAGCCAATATTGCTCTAGATTATCTGTTTATTGTGCAATGGAATTGGGACTTAAAAGGCGCGGCCTACGCTACCTTGGCCGCACAGGCTTTAGTCTTTACGCTGGCCTTGGCTTACTTTGGTTCAGCTCGTAGTCAGCTTAAGTTAGTTAACCGTGAATTTAGGTTTACTCCACGCTACTTTTATCGCATCGCTAACCTTGGCCTAAGCAGCTTTTTCACGACCCTCTACACCGCTTTTATTACGGTGATTCATAACTACTTATTCTTAAAGTTTGGCAGTGTAACGGAAACCGGTGCCTATGCCATCGTGCTATACATCAGCGTGGTTTATTACTTTATTGCAGAAGGCTTTGCCAATGGCATGCAGCCGCTAATTTCCTACAACTATGGTGCTAAACGTTATGACAATGTTCTAAAGGTTCTGCGGCTAGGCTTTAGCATTATTATTGGCAGCGGTATCGTCTGCGTGGTGTTGCTAAATAGCTTTAGCGAGCTGAGCGTTGCGGTGTTTAATAACAACGACCCAGCCTTGCTGGACGCTACCGTATTGGGGATCCGTTTACACCTCTGGGCGATGCCTTTAGATGGTCTTATCTTCACCGGCGCGGTGGTTTTTCAGTCACTAAACCAAGCTTCTCGAGCCAACGTGATCTCGGTAGGCAATATGCTCATTCAATTGCCCTTTATGCTACTACTACCACTGATGTGGGGGATCAGCGGCATCTGGTTAGTGATGCCGGTATCAACAGTTGTTTTAAGTGTTTTGGTGGGCTACTGGCTAATCAAGTTACGCCAGCAGCTCCGTTCCAACTAG